The DNA region ATCGTGCGCGGTCGGATGGCCGGCGCGGCTGAGCTGCTGGTTCCGCTCGAGGTGCAGGTCGGCCGCGGAAACGACTGGGATTCCGCCGCCCACTGACCTCGCGCCGCGCCGCACTGACGGGTGCGTGCGGCGGGATGCCCCCAGCCCATAGGCTCGAAGAATGACGGCTGACTCCGCGCGCACCCCCACTGCCATCGACCGCATCGCCGAGGACTGGGTCGACACCCTCGTGGTGCTCGAGCCGACTCTCGGCACCTACATCGGGCGTACGGAGGTCAACGACAGGTTCGCCGACCTGTCGCCGGCGGGCCGCGACGAGGTCGTCGACGCCGGTCGGGAGGTGCTCTCCGCTCTGGAGTCCGCTTCTCCGGTGGACGATGTCGACAGCGTCACCCAGGCCGACCTCTCGAGTGAGCTGCGGCTCGCCATCGAGAGCCACGACGCCCGCCTGCACCTGCGGGACCTCAACGTGATCGCCAGCCCCGTGCAGGACCTCCGCGACGCCTTCGACCTCATGCCCACGGACACGGTCGAGGACTGGGAGACGATCGACAAGCGCCTCGCTGCCCTTCCGGCGGCCCTCGACGGCTACATCGAGACCCTGCGGGAGGGCATCCGCGAGGGCGTCACCCCGGCGAAGCGCCAGGTGCGCGAGGTGCTGACGCAGGCCCGCAAGCTCGCGGCGAACGACGGCTTCTTCTCCAGCTTCGTCGCCGACGCGGAACTGGCCGATGGCGACCTTCCGGCCTCGCTGGCGAAGCAGCTCTCCGCCTGCGCCGGGGCCTCGGCCACCGCCTACGGCGAACTCGCCGAGTTCCTCGCCACCGAGCTCGAGCCCGCCGCCACGGAGCGCGACGCCGTCGGCCGCGACATCTACGCCCTTCAGTCGCGCCACTTCCTCGGCGCCACCATCGACCTCGACGAGACCTACGAGTGGGGCATCGACGAGCTCGCCCGCATGGTGGCCGAGCAGGAGTCGATCGCCCGCGAGATCAAGCCCGGAGCCTCGGTGCAGGAGGCGATCGAGTTCCTCGACGGCGACCCCAGCCGCAAGCTGCACGGAACAGACGCCCTGCAGCGCTGGATGCAGGAGACCAGCGACCGCGCCGTCGCAGAGCTCGGCGCCACCCACTTCGACATCCCCGAGGAGATCCGCACCCTCGAGTGCATGATCGCCCCCACCCAGGAGGGCGGCATCTACTACACCGGGCCCACCGACGACTTCTCCCGCCCCGGCCGCATGTGGTGGTCGGTTCCCGTCGGAGTCACCGAGTTCGACACCTGGCGTGAACTCACCACCGTCTACCACGAGGGCGTTCCCGGGCACCACCTGCAGATCGGGCAGGCCGTCTACAACCGGGCCAAGCTCAACACCTGGCGCCGTCAGCTGGCCGGCACGTCCGGCCATGCCGAGGGATGGGCGCTCTACGCCGAGCGGCTCATGGAACAGCTCGGCTATCTCGACGACCCGGCTGATCGACTCGGCATGCTCGATGGCCAGCGGATGCGCGCGGCCCGCGTCGTGCTCGACATCGGCGTGCACCTCGAGAAGCAGCGCCCCGACGGCAACGGCCCGTGGACCGCCGAGTACGCCCTCGAGTTCATGCGCGCGAACGTGAACATGAGCGACGAGTTCATCAGGTTCGAGGTGAACCGCTACCTCGGCTGGCCGGGACAGGCGCCGTCCTACAAGGTCGGCCAGCGCATCTGGGAGCAGCTGCGCGACGACGCGGCCGCGCGCGAAGGCTCGTCGTTCTCGATCAAGGAGTTCCACCGCCGGGCCCTCGACCTGGGCGGCGTCGGCCTCGACACGCTCCGCTCCAGCCTGCTCGGCTGAGAGTGACGCCTCCTCCTTCTCCCTACGAACGCGCGCTGGGCGCTTCGGTCGCGGAGCTGCATCCGCGTCTCCGCGCCTACTTCTCAGCCGTCCCGACCGGATCGATCGGCCGGGGCAGCGGCGTGTTCGATGTCGTGGGCACGCCGAGGCTGTGGACCTGGCCGGTGCTCGCCGTGCTCGGTCGTGCGGGGGTGGTGTTCCCGACCTGGGAACGCGACGTGTCGTTCACCGTCGAGAATCGCGCGACCGTCGACGGCGCCGTCATCGCCCGACGGGCCTTCGACCTGTGCGGCGGTGAGCGCATCATGGTCGACAGGGTGTCGATGACCCCGATCGGGCT from Leifsonia sp. Root1293 includes:
- a CDS encoding DUF885 domain-containing protein, with the translated sequence MTADSARTPTAIDRIAEDWVDTLVVLEPTLGTYIGRTEVNDRFADLSPAGRDEVVDAGREVLSALESASPVDDVDSVTQADLSSELRLAIESHDARLHLRDLNVIASPVQDLRDAFDLMPTDTVEDWETIDKRLAALPAALDGYIETLREGIREGVTPAKRQVREVLTQARKLAANDGFFSSFVADAELADGDLPASLAKQLSACAGASATAYGELAEFLATELEPAATERDAVGRDIYALQSRHFLGATIDLDETYEWGIDELARMVAEQESIAREIKPGASVQEAIEFLDGDPSRKLHGTDALQRWMQETSDRAVAELGATHFDIPEEIRTLECMIAPTQEGGIYYTGPTDDFSRPGRMWWSVPVGVTEFDTWRELTTVYHEGVPGHHLQIGQAVYNRAKLNTWRRQLAGTSGHAEGWALYAERLMEQLGYLDDPADRLGMLDGQRMRAARVVLDIGVHLEKQRPDGNGPWTAEYALEFMRANVNMSDEFIRFEVNRYLGWPGQAPSYKVGQRIWEQLRDDAAAREGSSFSIKEFHRRALDLGGVGLDTLRSSLLG
- a CDS encoding DUF4166 domain-containing protein — protein: MTPPPSPYERALGASVAELHPRLRAYFSAVPTGSIGRGSGVFDVVGTPRLWTWPVLAVLGRAGVVFPTWERDVSFTVENRATVDGAVIARRAFDLCGGERIMVDRVSMTPIGLVDELGTGGSGGVVRAAFRAEVVDGALVLHSIRVGIRLGRLRVELPRSCAPRVTLIERFDDADERQHVSVTIDLPVIGRLYEYSGSFEYAVHSETEGEK